One region of Culex pipiens pallens isolate TS chromosome 2, TS_CPP_V2, whole genome shotgun sequence genomic DNA includes:
- the LOC120415297 gene encoding probable serine/threonine-protein kinase fhkB — protein sequence MTESYEKDDYMSDLVNFNSPVSSHNHHHHHHHNHHQHQHHHNLHHQTHGHHGSNVNNYSGGGGGSSGSNSSSGNSSHNTSINGSNDGGDILAEEDEMLLWRARRLVERPPTTTILG from the coding sequence ATGACGGAGTCGTACGAGAAGGATGACTACATGAGTGACCTGGTCAACTTCAACAGTCCCGTGTCGTCCCataaccatcatcatcatcatcatcacaacCATCACCAGCATCAGCACCACCACAATCTTCATCATCAGACCCATGGTCACCACGGCAGCAATGTCAACAACTATTCCGGTGGTGGTGGAGGAAGTAgcggcagcaacagcagcagcggcaacAGCAGCCACAACACTTCCATCAATGGTAGCAACGACGGCGGAGACATCCTCGCCGAGGAGGACGAGATGCTGCTCTGGAGAGCTAGAAGGTTGGTTGAGAGAcccccgacgacgacgatcttGGGTTGA